Below is a genomic region from Elusimicrobiaceae bacterium.
GTCCCGCCGTCACCATTCCGCCCGGTGAATTAATATACAAATTGATTTCCCGTTGTGAATCTTCCGCATCCAAGTATAACAACTGGGCGATAATCATATTCGCGCTGGCCGTATCCACTTCTCCTTCGCGACCGCCTACAAAAATAATACGGTCTTTGAGTAATCTGGAAAAAATATCGTAACCAACATTTTTCTCAATAATAGTAGGTATAATCATAATTTCTCCTAAAATGAATTTCTTTTATTATACGAAAAAACTGATCTCATTGAGGCAATTTAATGCGTATCCAAGTGAAAAGAAGGTTGTAGCGGATCATATAGTTGCTCGGCAAAATAGGCACTTGCGAAAAGCAAATTGTTCCAAGTATCTTCTTCTAGTTCCCTCTCCATAAAATTCATATTTTCTTCGGCAAAAAAATGATTATAAATTTCCACGAGCCGGTTTAAGAGTAGGCAGTCGCTTCGCACCAGTAAATATCCTTGCTTGCTTAATACTTCCTTTTGTTGCAAGCCGGCCACAAGAAAAATGAGGTTTTCTAAATCAATTTTGTCGTAATGCATAGGAAGATGCACTTATTTCATCTCAGACCATTCCAGCCACACCTGCACCAAGAGCAAAAGTAGCGCAATGCATTGCAACAATATAGAAGGGAAATAAGTCATAGATTAGCGCTAGTTGAGTTAGCAATGTGCCAAATACTACTTAATTTCTGATGAGGACTAAAATTAATTATTTTGTAACTTTACTAACTCAACTAGCTTTTTATTTGGTAAAATAAGACCGCATAGATCTGGAAAAAATATGCGGTCGGGACGTTGAAGAGCAAAACATCACAGGGCCATGATGCAGAACCGGGGGCCGGTCCCTCTTCCATTCATATGTTGCTACATATGGTGCCGTCCGCAGAAAATGTATTGGCGCACCCAGTTTATCTTGTGTTAGTATAGTAAGTTTTGTTAGCGTTTGTCAAGCACTTTCGATTTTTCCGATTGCAACACTCATATACCGAAGAGGAAAAGATATGAATAAATTTGAAAAACAGCTTGAAAAATGGAATAACGGCATCTTGCGCGGGGCCCAAGCAAAGTTAGCAAAAGCGTTGGGCGTATCCACCGCCACCACCGCTTTATGGGCAACCGGCAAGCGGCACCCATCCAAAGGCTATGTGGCCCAAATGGCCTCCCTCTTTAATCTAGATACGTACAGCGTGTTGAAATTATTTGAGAAACAACCCTCTGTCATCTACCCAGACCCGATTTCCTTTCCAACCACCTATGCACTCAGAGAAAGAGCCGATGACGGGAGTTATTTCGCCTCTTCTGTGTCGGAAACAGACAATTTGTATTCTCAAAGCAATTCCGTAAAAATCCCCTTCGTTCGCACCTTGCAAAATACTTTTCCTTACTATCAGGAAGAAGATGTGATAGAGTGGTGGAGCATCCCCCGAAGATACGCCCAAGGAGCCAGATTTTTAATCGCCAGCCAGTATTTAGGCATAGAAGATGCCGTGTCTTCTGATGATTTATCTCTTGTCAAACCTTGCACGGAATTAACAGGTCAAGCTGTCATGATTTTCACAAACGGAAAAGGCAAATATATCGTCAGAAAAATTATTCATCATGCACAAGCGCTACATTATGAAGCCTTTCCAACCCATAAAATTGTGACGGTAAACAAGCAATTTTATCCTCTCGGGCAAATCATAAAAAGGATTAAACCGCTATAGCCTTTTATTTCTCGTAAAAGCTCTGCTATATTCACCACTTACCCAAAGCGAGTGAAGGATAAATAGTTGGATTTTGTCTATAAATTGAGCTTACAATTAGCAGTCTGTCCCTGTTTGTATTCTCATAAATGGTTCTTTACCCAGAAAAATTGCTGATTTAAGTAAATTTTGATATAATATGTCAAGGGTTTTTATGCAAACAGCGGCACAATTAGTTCATCGTTTTACCGAAATACAACAAGCAATAGAACAGGCGTGCCGTCAGAGCTCTCGACAAGAGAAAGACGTTTCTGTCATGGCCGTCACCAAGTACGCCGCAGACGAAGATGTTTTAACACTTTTAGATACCGGTCTTATTAAGCATATTGGCGAAAGCCGCGTACAACAAGCCGTAAAACGCTGGACGCAACCCTCTTTTGCAAAACATCACGTTGTAAAGCATTTTATCGGACATTTGCAAA
It encodes:
- a CDS encoding helix-turn-helix transcriptional regulator, coding for MNKFEKQLEKWNNGILRGAQAKLAKALGVSTATTALWATGKRHPSKGYVAQMASLFNLDTYSVLKLFEKQPSVIYPDPISFPTTYALRERADDGSYFASSVSETDNLYSQSNSVKIPFVRTLQNTFPYYQEEDVIEWWSIPRRYAQGARFLIASQYLGIEDAVSSDDLSLVKPCTELTGQAVMIFTNGKGKYIVRKIIHHAQALHYEAFPTHKIVTVNKQFYPLGQIIKRIKPL